The Desulfobacterales bacterium genome window below encodes:
- a CDS encoding cyclic nucleotide-binding domain-containing protein: MKSVRGDNGTRGAADLCGACGMNARKKMGMRPHGGSPSLMTPPSGFGRTLSTELLAKQEKVQTLFKITSLLDCRTYSPGEVIIPQGDPGRDLFLLTEGRAEVSTTTTPAGTMVLAEIGAPYILGEIACLLGIPRTATITAKTTVTVFVLLYDTLQESIGEFPYWFPPLLSSFVSGLKSLNNTISNLEQEVEQLRRQLADKKR, encoded by the coding sequence ATGAAGAGCGTCCGGGGCGACAACGGGACAAGGGGAGCAGCCGACCTCTGCGGCGCCTGCGGCATGAATGCCCGGAAGAAGATGGGAATGCGGCCGCATGGAGGCAGTCCCTCGTTGATGACCCCGCCGTCCGGGTTCGGCAGGACCCTTTCCACCGAGTTGCTGGCCAAGCAGGAAAAGGTCCAGACCCTGTTCAAGATCACCTCGCTGCTGGACTGCCGTACCTATTCGCCGGGTGAGGTGATTATCCCGCAGGGGGATCCGGGCCGGGATCTGTTCCTGTTGACCGAGGGGCGGGCCGAGGTGTCCACCACCACCACCCCGGCGGGAACCATGGTGCTGGCTGAAATCGGCGCCCCCTATATTCTGGGTGAGATCGCCTGTCTGCTGGGGATTCCGCGAACCGCGACCATTACCGCCAAAACCACGGTAACGGTTTTTGTCCTGCTCTACGATACGCTGCAGGAGTCCATCGGCGAGTTTCCCTACTGGTTTCCCCCCCTGCTGAGTTCCTTTGTCAGCGGGCTCAAGTCACTCAACAATACCATCAGCAACCTGGAGCAGGAGGTGGAGCAGTTGCGCCGCCAACTGGCTGATAAGAAAAGGTAA
- a CDS encoding triose-phosphate isomerase — MSGYVVANWKSHKTLAEAEKWLEIFLGLYRPDPRVEVIIAPSFVLLAPLARMLRQRDVVHPALAVQDLSPFPLGAYTGAVAAGTVQGLVGYALVGHSERRRYFHETNQEIANKVSEALAAGIRPILCLDRPYARAQLAAVNEADVNGLIIGYGPVEAIGIDTAQPPEKAGQAVAEIKAIVPGRPVLYGGSITAENCAVYLKLAGVAGLMVGAASLDPKGFARICQAVADREG; from the coding sequence ATGAGCGGATATGTGGTGGCGAACTGGAAGTCCCATAAGACCCTGGCCGAGGCGGAAAAATGGCTTGAAATTTTTCTGGGCCTCTACCGTCCCGATCCCCGGGTGGAGGTGATCATCGCCCCCTCCTTTGTCCTGCTGGCCCCCTTGGCGCGGATGCTGCGGCAACGGGATGTTGTCCATCCCGCTCTCGCGGTTCAGGACCTGTCGCCATTCCCCCTGGGCGCCTATACCGGGGCCGTGGCCGCGGGGACGGTTCAAGGCCTGGTCGGTTACGCCCTGGTCGGTCATTCGGAACGGCGGCGTTACTTCCATGAGACCAACCAGGAGATTGCCAACAAGGTGAGTGAGGCGCTGGCCGCCGGGATCCGGCCGATTCTCTGCCTGGACCGCCCCTACGCCCGGGCCCAGTTGGCGGCTGTGAACGAGGCGGATGTTAACGGGCTGATCATCGGCTATGGACCGGTGGAGGCCATTGGCATTGATACGGCCCAACCCCCTGAAAAGGCCGGACAGGCGGTGGCCGAGATCAAGGCGATTGTCCCGGGCAGGCCGGTCCTCTACGGCGGCTCGATAACCGCGGAAAACTGCGCCGTCTACCTGAAGCTTGCCGGAGTGGCGGGTTTAATGGTGGGTGCGGCCAGTCTTGATCCCAAGGGTTTTGCTCGCATCTGCCAGGCCGTTGCCGACAGGGAAGGGTAA
- a CDS encoding RNA-binding S4 domain-containing protein, with the protein MILIAISTDTIRLAQFLKLANAVADGVEAKYLILAGEVAVNGAVETRRGRKLRPGDRVEYGGELYEVRR; encoded by the coding sequence ATGATATTGATCGCTATTTCCACCGACACCATCCGGCTCGCCCAGTTTCTGAAGCTTGCCAACGCGGTGGCGGACGGAGTGGAGGCCAAATACCTGATTCTGGCCGGCGAGGTTGCGGTCAACGGTGCGGTCGAGACCAGAAGGGGCCGCAAGCTTCGACCCGGCGACCGGGTTGAGTATGGCGGTGAACTGTATGAAGTGCGAAGGTAA
- a CDS encoding Hsp33 family molecular chaperone HslO has product MIKKQPFGNTLKEQLIASSRDRLHSFVLADQSVRGAMVNGVRMINEMRANHELGILETMVLGQAFLAAGLLTASLKGNEAVSIKVDCSGPIKGLVAEANARGEVRGYLKQAVIPVVKPVDPNDLSSFFGAGFLTVTRYLEDAEQPFSGKIALEHGCIAKDLAHYFLISEQLPTIVNLSVRFDQQGEVVGGGGMLLQAMPGADRDMVARLADRADALPSLGLAFVKGSDPESLVREHFSGFGLEFLDDFRIEFYCRCNEKGIQQMLLSLPETDRADILANGPFPLEVRCHNCNSPYQFQREALQKMFRQ; this is encoded by the coding sequence ATGATCAAAAAACAACCCTTTGGCAATACCTTGAAGGAGCAGCTCATCGCCTCTTCCCGGGACCGACTTCACTCCTTTGTCCTGGCCGACCAAAGTGTCCGCGGCGCAATGGTCAACGGAGTGCGGATGATAAACGAGATGCGGGCCAACCATGAACTGGGAATCCTGGAGACCATGGTTCTGGGGCAGGCCTTTCTGGCCGCCGGGCTGCTCACCGCTTCGCTCAAGGGCAATGAGGCCGTCAGTATCAAGGTCGACTGCTCCGGACCGATCAAGGGCCTGGTGGCCGAGGCCAATGCCCGCGGCGAGGTGCGCGGCTATCTGAAACAGGCGGTGATTCCAGTGGTGAAACCGGTGGATCCCAATGACCTGTCCTCTTTTTTCGGGGCTGGTTTTCTTACTGTGACCCGTTATCTTGAGGATGCTGAGCAGCCATTTTCCGGGAAGATCGCCTTGGAACACGGCTGCATTGCCAAGGACCTGGCCCATTATTTCCTCATCTCCGAACAGCTGCCCACCATTGTCAACCTGAGCGTCCGGTTTGACCAGCAGGGCGAGGTGGTGGGGGGTGGCGGGATGCTGCTCCAGGCCATGCCCGGGGCGGACCGGGACATGGTGGCCAGACTGGCGGACCGGGCCGACGCCCTGCCTTCCCTGGGACTCGCCTTTGTCAAGGGCAGCGACCCGGAGTCGCTGGTCAGGGAACATTTTTCCGGTTTCGGGCTTGAATTTCTAGACGATTTCCGGATCGAGTTTTATTGTCGCTGCAACGAAAAAGGGATCCAGCAGATGCTCCTTTCCCTGCCGGAAACGGACCGGGCCGATATCCTTGCCAACGGGCCCTTTCCCCTGGAGGTGCGCTGCCACAACTGCAACAGCCCCTACCAATTCCAGCGCGAGGCCCTGCAAAAGATGTTCAGACAATGA
- a CDS encoding cold-shock protein yields the protein MMEGTVKWFNASKGFGFIEQEDGKDVFVHFSAIVSDGFKSLEEGDRVTFDVVAGPKGPAASNVVKL from the coding sequence GTGATGGAAGGTACGGTCAAGTGGTTTAACGCTTCCAAGGGATTCGGGTTCATCGAGCAGGAGGACGGCAAGGACGTTTTCGTTCATTTCTCCGCCATTGTTTCCGACGGTTTCAAGTCGCTGGAGGAGGGTGATCGCGTCACCTTTGATGTTGTTGCCGGGCCCAAGGGGCCGGCTGCGTCCAACGTGGTCAAGTTGTAA